From Kamptonema formosum PCC 6407, a single genomic window includes:
- the arsC gene encoding arsenate reductase, glutathione/glutaredoxin type, whose amino-acid sequence MKKVMFVCKRNSCRSQMAEGFAKTLGKGKIEVASSGLESSRVHPTAIQVMSEIGIDITDQTSDPLSDFNAEDYDAVISLCGCGVNLPEEWVLREVFEDWQLDDPDGQPIETFHRVRDEVKERVNKLLNSLAIETAKI is encoded by the coding sequence ATGAAAAAAGTCATGTTTGTCTGTAAAAGAAACTCTTGCCGTTCCCAAATGGCTGAAGGTTTTGCTAAAACATTAGGTAAGGGGAAAATTGAGGTAGCGAGTTCCGGGTTGGAATCTAGCAGAGTTCATCCAACGGCGATTCAAGTAATGTCTGAAATTGGTATTGATATCACAGATCAAACTTCAGATCCGTTAAGTGATTTTAATGCTGAGGATTACGATGCTGTAATTTCTCTGTGTGGCTGTGGTGTGAATTTACCGGAAGAATGGGTACTGCGCGAAGTGTTTGAAGATTGGCAACTTGACGACCCCGACGGACAGCCAATAGAGACATTTCATCGCGTCCGAGATGAGGTGAAGGAACGAGTTAATAAGTTGTTAAACTCTCTAGCAATAGAAACAGCAAAAATTTAG
- a CDS encoding photosystem II protein Y, which produces MDFDFRVLVVLLPILLAGGWAAFNIGAAAIRQVQNLLNKQA; this is translated from the coding sequence ATGGATTTTGACTTCCGCGTGCTAGTAGTTTTATTGCCAATCTTGTTGGCCGGTGGCTGGGCAGCTTTCAATATTGGCGCGGCTGCAATCAGACAAGTGCAAAACCTGTTGAATAAGCAAGCCTAG
- a CDS encoding PstS family phosphate ABC transporter substrate-binding protein — translation MKTTRQVNSHTLSIRILAFSAIALLNSCAQVQSQTSQPIKIDGSSTVYPITDAIAKDFQKTQGAKVAITVEFSGTGGGFKKFCAGEIDISNASRPIRPEEMEACNKAGIRYYELPIAFDALTVVVNPKNSWAKDITVAELKKLWEPAAQGKITKWNQIRTSWPNQPINLYGAGKDSGTFDYFTEATVGEAKASRTDYTASEDDNVLVQGVTKDPNALGYFGLSYYEANPTQLKALGIDNGQGSVMPTRETVEKAQYKPLTRPLFIYVSYSAAQTKSEVRDFVEFYMEKAPTLVNSVGYIPLPKDGYQLIYNNFYNGKVGTVFNGEAQLDLTIGELLRQQAKF, via the coding sequence ATGAAAACAACAAGGCAGGTCAATTCTCACACACTTAGTATAAGAATTTTAGCATTTAGTGCTATAGCTCTCCTCAATTCCTGCGCCCAAGTCCAATCGCAAACCTCGCAGCCGATTAAAATCGACGGTTCCAGTACCGTTTATCCGATTACAGATGCGATCGCGAAAGACTTTCAAAAGACCCAAGGCGCAAAAGTAGCAATTACTGTTGAATTCTCCGGTACTGGTGGAGGATTTAAAAAGTTTTGTGCTGGCGAAATAGATATCAGTAATGCCTCGCGACCAATTCGACCAGAAGAAATGGAAGCCTGCAATAAAGCTGGTATTCGCTATTATGAATTACCCATCGCTTTTGACGCTCTCACAGTAGTAGTTAACCCCAAAAATAGCTGGGCAAAAGACATTACAGTAGCAGAACTAAAAAAACTTTGGGAACCAGCCGCACAAGGTAAAATTACCAAATGGAATCAGATTAGAACCAGTTGGCCAAATCAACCCATTAACCTCTATGGTGCGGGTAAAGATTCTGGTACCTTTGACTATTTCACAGAAGCAACAGTCGGTGAAGCCAAAGCCAGCCGTACTGACTACACAGCTAGTGAAGATGATAATGTTTTAGTCCAGGGAGTTACCAAAGATCCAAATGCCTTGGGTTACTTTGGATTAAGCTATTACGAAGCCAATCCAACTCAATTGAAAGCATTAGGAATAGATAATGGTCAAGGCTCGGTAATGCCTACCCGTGAAACAGTAGAAAAAGCTCAGTATAAACCTCTTACCAGACCTCTTTTCATCTACGTTAGCTATAGTGCCGCCCAAACCAAATCAGAAGTACGCGACTTCGTGGAATTCTACATGGAAAAAGCACCAACTTTAGTTAATTCTGTAGGCTACATTCCATTGCCAAAGGACGGATATCAACTGATTTACAACAATTTCTACAATGGCAAAGTCGGTACTGTTTTTAATGGTGAGGCTCAGTTAGACTTAACCATCGGTGAGTTACTACGCCAACAAGCAAAGTTTTAA
- the arsB gene encoding ACR3 family arsenite efflux transporter yields MNQSTTSPVHAGNKLSFFERYLTLWVFLCILGGIILGRLFPSVAVTLDALSFYQVSIPIAICLFFMMYPIMVKIDFTQAANAARSPKPVILTLVVNWMIKPLTMVAFSQFFLGWLFRPLITGTEIIRGSEVSIASSYIAGTILLGIAPCTAMVLMWGYLSYGNQGHTLVMVAVNSLAMLFLYAPLGRWLLAANDLVVPWQTIVLSVLIYVGLPLAAGMYSRFWIFKHKGKEWFEREFMHYLSPVATAALLITLILLFAFKGELIVNNPLHILLIAVPLFIQTNFIFLISYVAALKLNLHYEDSAPAALIGASNHFEVAIATAVMLFGLNSGAALATVVGVLIEVPVMLMLVEFCKKTAFWFPRKPETASLRDPRCLY; encoded by the coding sequence ATGAATCAATCGACAACCTCACCTGTTCATGCAGGAAACAAGCTTAGTTTTTTTGAAAGATACCTCACCCTTTGGGTATTCCTTTGCATTTTAGGCGGTATTATTCTCGGTAGATTATTCCCCAGCGTCGCCGTCACCCTTGATGCTCTTAGCTTTTATCAGGTATCGATTCCGATTGCCATTTGTCTATTTTTTATGATGTATCCCATCATGGTAAAAATAGACTTTACCCAAGCAGCAAATGCAGCGCGATCGCCCAAACCTGTAATCTTAACATTAGTTGTTAACTGGATGATAAAACCATTGACAATGGTGGCATTTTCTCAGTTTTTCTTAGGTTGGCTATTTCGTCCTCTGATTACCGGCACAGAAATAATTCGTGGCAGTGAAGTTTCCATCGCTAGTTCCTACATCGCTGGCACAATATTATTAGGAATTGCCCCCTGTACGGCGATGGTTTTAATGTGGGGATATCTCTCCTATGGCAATCAAGGACATACTCTAGTCATGGTCGCCGTTAACTCTCTAGCAATGCTATTTCTATACGCACCATTAGGCAGATGGCTGTTAGCAGCCAACGATCTAGTTGTTCCTTGGCAAACCATAGTATTGTCTGTGTTAATTTATGTTGGTTTGCCCTTAGCTGCCGGAATGTATAGCCGCTTCTGGATTTTTAAACATAAAGGAAAAGAATGGTTTGAACGAGAGTTTATGCACTATCTAAGTCCAGTGGCTACGGCTGCACTTTTGATTACGCTAATTCTTTTGTTTGCCTTCAAAGGAGAGTTGATTGTTAACAATCCTCTGCACATTCTCTTAATTGCCGTACCCCTGTTTATCCAAACTAATTTCATTTTCCTGATTTCTTATGTAGCAGCTTTAAAACTAAACCTTCACTACGAAGATTCAGCACCCGCCGCGCTGATTGGTGCTAGCAATCATTTTGAGGTAGCGATTGCTACGGCTGTCATGCTTTTTGGATTAAATTCAGGGGCGGCATTGGCTACGGTTGTTGGTGTTTTAATTGAGGTTCCAGTGATGTTAATGTTAGTAGAGTTCTGCAAGAAAACAGCGTTTTGGTTCCCTCGTAAACCAGAAACAGCTTCCCTGCGAGATCCCCGTTGTCTTTACTAA
- the arsH gene encoding arsenical resistance protein ArsH, producing the protein MPVVFTNSHSYNPMKNLTHKPRILFLYGSLRERSYSRLLAEEAARIIEDFGAEIRFLNPLELPIYGSVPDTHPKVQKLRELSLWSEGQVWSSPELHGNISGIMKNQIDWIPLSIGAVRPTQGRTLAVMQVSGGSQSFNAVNTLRILGRWMRMFTIPNQSSVAKAYQEFNEDGTMKDSAYRDRVVDVMEELYKFTLLLRGQVDYLTDRYSERKEKAAKEIIAIANSALEIKK; encoded by the coding sequence ATCCCCGTTGTCTTTACTAATTCTCATAGCTATAATCCAATGAAAAACCTTACTCATAAACCCCGAATTCTCTTTTTATATGGTTCTTTGCGAGAGCGTTCTTATAGTCGCCTACTTGCTGAAGAAGCGGCTAGAATAATTGAAGATTTCGGTGCCGAGATTAGATTTTTAAATCCCCTAGAATTGCCGATTTATGGTAGTGTTCCTGATACTCATCCCAAAGTTCAAAAATTGCGTGAGTTGAGTCTTTGGTCTGAGGGTCAAGTGTGGTCAAGCCCAGAACTACATGGTAATATTAGCGGGATTATGAAAAACCAAATTGACTGGATTCCCTTAAGTATTGGGGCCGTTAGACCTACTCAAGGTAGAACTTTAGCGGTGATGCAGGTTAGCGGCGGTTCGCAGTCTTTTAACGCAGTTAATACTCTGAGAATTTTGGGGCGATGGATGCGAATGTTTACTATCCCAAATCAATCTTCTGTGGCTAAAGCTTATCAGGAGTTTAATGAAGATGGAACGATGAAAGATTCGGCTTATCGCGATCGTGTAGTTGATGTAATGGAGGAATTATATAAGTTTACTCTATTGTTACGCGGCCAGGTTGATTATTTGACCGACCGTTACAGCGAACGCAAAGAAAAAGCAGCGAAGGAAATTATCGCCATCGCCAATAGTGCTCTTGAAATCAAAAAGTAG